The nucleotide sequence GCGCCATCCGCCGGCCAGCCCCGCGACAGCACGATGTCGCCGGTGCCTGCGAGAAGCTCGCCCTTGCCGAGACCCAGTGCTGCGAACACATCCTTGGTGGCGACGCCGACACGCGGATTGACCATCACGCACGGCATCGAAGGAACATCGAGCATCGACAAATTCTCGCCGACACCGGTCATGGTGCAGGCGCGTGACGCGAGACACACCGGAATATCCGCACCGGTTTCGCGCGCGACATCGACAATGCGCGGATCGTCGATCGCAATGTTGTTTGCACGCGCCAGCAGCCGCAAGGCCGCGGCCGCATCCGCCGATCCGCCACCGATGCCGGCGGCAACCGGAAGATGCTTGTCCAGCGTGAATTGCCCGAACGTGAGACCCGGAATGCGTTCGCCGAGCAGCCTTGCTGCGCGGATCACGAGATTATCCGACATCTCGCCGCAGTCCGCCGCGCCCGGTCCTCCGGTCACAAGGCCAAGCTCAGCCCCCGGCGCAAACGTCAGCGTGTCCGCGCAATCGGCGAACACCACCAGGCTCTCGATGTCATGATAGCCGTCCGGGCGGCGGCCAAGGACGCGCAAGGTGAGGTTGACCTTGGCGCGCGCGGTTTCAGTCAGCAGTGTCATCGGGCGCAATCTTTCGTTCGTCGTGCCCGGGCTTGTCCCGGGCATCCACGCCTTTTCCAGTCCATAAGACGTAGATGGCCGGGACAAGCCCGGCCATGACAACTGTGATAATTTGCCAATCGCGATATGGCAACGAGCGATCGGGACTAACCGCCCCTGCCGTCGTCCTTCTTCTTCTCGGCGGCGGCGGCGTTGGACGTGTCCTCGGGCAGGCCGTCACGCAGCTTGGTCTCGATCTTCGGCAATTCGTCCGCCTCGGGCTTGAGATCCTTCGCATGCTGCCACTGGAATTTCGCTTCCAGCGTCCGCCCGACGCGCCAATAGGCATCGCCAAGATGATCGTTGATCGTCGGATCTTCCGGCTTGAGATCGATCGCGCGTTCGAGGTGCTTCACGGCGTTCTCGTAATTGGCGATGCGGTAGTAGGCCCAGCCCAGCGAGTCCACGATGTAGCCATCGTCCGGCCGCTGCTCGACGGCGCGACGGATCATCTTCATGCCCTCATCGAGATTGATGCCCTGATCGATCCACGAGTAACCGAGATAGTTCAGGACATGCGGCTGCTCGGGCTGCATCTCGAGCGCCTTCTTCAGATCGACTTCTGCCTTCGCCCACTGCTTCGAGCGCTCGTTGCAGATGCCGCGGAAGTAGTAGAACACCCAGTTCGGCTTGTCGGTGGTGCTGGCCTGGGCTTCGATGCCCTTGCCGTAGGTCTCGCTGCAATCGGCGAACTTCTTGCGGGCGCGCTCGATATTGCCGAGCGCCATGATCGCCTCGACATCCTTCGGATCGTCGGCGACGACACCGTTCAGGATCTTGATCCCTTCCTCGGTGCGATCAACAGCATCGAGATCGGTCGCAAGCTGGATTTGCGCGTTGCGCTTGAGCGGAGAATTCGCGGGCACGCGCTCATAGATCTTGATCGCCATCTGCGGCTTCTTCACCGTTTCATACAGATCGGCCAGCGACAACAGAGCGAGGGAATGGTTCGGGTTGAGGTAGAGCGCAAGCTGAAGATAGACCAGCGCAAGGTCCTCGCCGCCGCGGCGCGTCAGCGATGCGCCGATGCCGTACAGCGCTTCCGCCGCGCCCTGCTGCGGATTTTCCGCCAGCGGCGACAGCTTCTTGCCGGCCTTGGTTTCGCGAATGCCTTCCACCACCAGCGGATGACGCGCGAGCTTCTTGTCGAAGCCCTGATAGACGGCAGTCGCGGCCGCTGCGTCCCTGTTGCGCGACAGCCAGCGCGCATAGGCATCCGACACCCGCAATGCGGAGTCGTCGAGCTTGTAGGCGCGCTCGAAGCGGGCGCCGGCTTCCTTCTGCTTGTTGGCGAGTTCAAGGATCATGCCGGTGTGCAGGTCCTTGAAGATCGGATACCACTCCGGCCCCGCCAGCTTGTCGATGCTTGAGACCGCGGTCTGGGTGTTGCCCGCGCCGTAGCTGGCCCAACCGGACAGCAGCGTCGCGACAAGATCGGTGATCGGTCCGCGGATGGACTGATTGATGTTCTGCTGGGCGACGGCGTAATTCTTCTGCTTCAGCGAGCGGACGCCCGCCACCAGCCGCGCAACGCGGTTGTTCTTGTCGACGGTCAGAATGCGGTCGGCGAGCTTCACCGCCGCGTCGATGTCGCCATCGGCAAGGGCCGCGATGAAGGCACGGTCCAGCAGTTCGCTGTTCTTCGGATCGGAGCGCAACGCCGCGCGGTAGAAGGCCGACGCCGCAGTCGCGTCGCGCTCGACACTGGCATGGCGTGCGGCGAGATAGCTTCCCGCTACCGTCAGGCCGATCAGATCACGCGCGCTCGGATACGGTGCCTGCTTGGCGTCTTCGCTGGCGCTGGTCCGGGTCTGCGCCGCGAGCGGCCCGTTGGAGGCGAGAACCGATACAAATCCGAGTGTGGCGACGGCCACGCGGCTGAAACGACGTTGGAATTTCACGCTCGCCGGCTCC is from Afipia massiliensis and encodes:
- a CDS encoding 4-(cytidine 5'-diphospho)-2-C-methyl-D-erythritol kinase; the encoded protein is MTLLTETARAKVNLTLRVLGRRPDGYHDIESLVVFADCADTLTFAPGAELGLVTGGPGAADCGEMSDNLVIRAARLLGERIPGLTFGQFTLDKHLPVAAGIGGGSADAAAALRLLARANNIAIDDPRIVDVARETGADIPVCLASRACTMTGVGENLSMLDVPSMPCVMVNPRVGVATKDVFAALGLGKGELLAGTGDIVLSRGWPADGASFDAWIEAIGSGTNDLERPALKVEPVIDEVLSALRATDGVQLARMSGSGATCFAIYETIGDAGQAAKAISQAHPGWWVHAGVLS
- a CDS encoding tetratricopeptide repeat protein gives rise to the protein MEPASVKFQRRFSRVAVATLGFVSVLASNGPLAAQTRTSASEDAKQAPYPSARDLIGLTVAGSYLAARHASVERDATAASAFYRAALRSDPKNSELLDRAFIAALADGDIDAAVKLADRILTVDKNNRVARLVAGVRSLKQKNYAVAQQNINQSIRGPITDLVATLLSGWASYGAGNTQTAVSSIDKLAGPEWYPIFKDLHTGMILELANKQKEAGARFERAYKLDDSALRVSDAYARWLSRNRDAAAATAVYQGFDKKLARHPLVVEGIRETKAGKKLSPLAENPQQGAAEALYGIGASLTRRGGEDLALVYLQLALYLNPNHSLALLSLADLYETVKKPQMAIKIYERVPANSPLKRNAQIQLATDLDAVDRTEEGIKILNGVVADDPKDVEAIMALGNIERARKKFADCSETYGKGIEAQASTTDKPNWVFYYFRGICNERSKQWAKAEVDLKKALEMQPEQPHVLNYLGYSWIDQGINLDEGMKMIRRAVEQRPDDGYIVDSLGWAYYRIANYENAVKHLERAIDLKPEDPTINDHLGDAYWRVGRTLEAKFQWQHAKDLKPEADELPKIETKLRDGLPEDTSNAAAAEKKKDDGRGG